In Cryptococcus neoformans var. neoformans B-3501A chromosome 11, whole genome shotgun sequence, the genomic window aggaaggggatgaaggCGGGAGGTGGGGCAGGGGTGCTTCGGGACCTAAGAGTGGGACGCCTGCGAGGGGAAAGGCGGTGTTTCCGGCCCTGATGCTCTGTCCTTCTTGTGCTCCAGGAGAAGATAAAGGTGAAGGGGAATGTTGAGGACGCAGTGAGCTACCTCTAGGCGGAAGGGGTGTGGCGAGCCCTGGCCCTGGTTCCAAACACGTGGGAGAGGAGTTAAGCTCGTCCGTGGGACCGGATGGATCGGAAGGATCGGAAGGATCGGAAGGATCGGAAGGacggggaagaggagatttTGGTGGGGGCGTAGGTGCTGTTGCCAAGGATGGAGAACCAATCGGCATTGATGCAGGTGCAGCCGGTGGGTCTATTCCAGTCGACTGGGAAAACACTTGAAGACCTTCTTCCGCCTGTGGCGGTCTCCCAAATTCATCAATCCTCTGCCCTTCTGGCTCTTCTGTCAATTTTGGTCCCTCACCTCGCCCAGCCCACGTCCCCGCCCCGGAAGGCGTAGATGTGGAGGTACCAGAGGATTTTCGTTTCCCAAATACTTTGCTTAGAGAACTAGCTTTGAATTTTCCTGCACTTGGCGCGCTCGGCGAATGAGGCATCGAAGTCGCATTGGGATTAAAGGTCGGGCTACCTAGACCATCTGGCTTGGCGTCGTTGGTAGAAGACGGAACGGAgggggatgaaggtgtggcagtgggagaggagagaacgGTAGGGAAATCTTTGTCTTTGAGTGACGAGCGGTGGAATGTGTTTTTGAGGCGGGATGTTAGGGAGAGTGGAGTTGAAGATTTGCGGGTTTCCGTTCCTCCTGTTCCTTGAGTTGGGGTAGCTGGGGCAGGTGCAAGATCAAGAGAGGTAGCAGGGGCATGAGCGGaggtggggaggaggataggCTGGGGTTTGGGTGGTGTACGCGGTTGCGAATGGCGAGGTGGGCGGGGAGGggaaggtgaaagagagagagcgGGGACTGGTTTTCTGCTGCTTGTGTTTGTGTTTGTGCTCACATTTCCGTTTCCATTCCCATTTTCAAACCTTGATCCATGACTATCCTCCAGTCCATCCTCGCGCTCCTGTTCGcctccctcttccagaTCCATTCCGTTCTCTATTTGCTTGTCTTCATTCATCTCGTTCGCATTGCTTACACGACTGATTCCAGTCTCATCTTTCGACACAGGTGACGGCGGGATGGGGGAAGGCGGTAAAGGTGGTAATGGCGGTAACTGCGAGGTCTGTAGCTGCGTCGTTTGTAAACTCAGTTGATTTGATGTGGAAAAAGGTAGACTCGGTAAATCCCTGCCCATTCCAGCAGCTCGAGGTGATAGTGGATCTGGTACCAAGACATCCGCCCCTGGAACGACGTACCGCGTCGAGGCCACGGGCACACAGGCAGGAAGGGAAGTGGCAGAAGGAAGGTTAAGGGCGAGTTGATCGGTGATGAGTTGTTCGGTGAGTTCGGAAGGGTGGGAGATGGTAATTATTGCGGAATAGTCCTTTTTTGTGAAGTGACAACGAGAACAAGGGGAAAAAGGCAGAAAGGATCAGTAGATGAGGGGAGACTCGGGAGCAGAGAAACGTACAGGGAACAAACTCGCGAAAGCTCGAGAATGCACGATAGCTCGTGCTGGATGTGTGGTTAGCTGTACTTTCCAGTTACTGGGGGACGGATGCAAGACATACCCCGCTTTACACCCCTGCGTTGCGAGACGTATCAGCGTCTGTTTTCAGCGCGAGAGCTGGGCAGGACTCACCCTACATCCGGCGTGAGATACACAAGGACCAGACCCTTCTCTGCAATCTCGGCGTAGCCGAATAAGATACTTTGGTGTgtgttttggagatggtgctGCCATGCCGGCAAGACCGGGAGGGGGCCGGAGTCGAGCAAAAGGAGCTGCGGGAGTTGcgtggtggagggggggctCGCGTACTGCAGGAGAAGCCAGGCGGCAGGGTCCGACgggttggagatggatgcACGTGCGGCTGCGATGTCGGGGTGGGAGAAGTCGACGGACATTGCGGGGTGGGGGAGTGGGGGAGGAGAtgtgatggagaagaagagatgaatgGCGCGACGCGCAGATATCCCGCGACTTTCGTTTGTTGTTTCCGACCGCATCTCCTATTTCGCCTATCCGCATTACTTTTCAAGGTTCAAACAACAAAGGGTGTAATCTTGGTGCAAATAAAGTTGCAATCATGCTGGCAACCCGAATAGTATACCTGTCAGATACAGTAATTACATTTTTTTCGCATGTAAGAGTTAAACActgccttctctcctcgGTGATCAGTAATGTTCAAAGCCCAACGTCCTTTGACATGAGAGTGATACTTGTGTACAAAACAACCGTCATATCGAAGGGGACTCGGTCGCAACGGAGAAACTCTGCATCCCTATTAAGACACAAAACTATAAATCATCCAACCGAGGcatgaaaaaaaggttAGAATAATAAAAGCGGCGGACAAAAAGTGCGCCACAGGAACCAAACAATAGATATGGAGATACCAACGAGCACTATGGTTGGGGCCCGAatgggaaaaagaggggGAAAAGATACCTTTATTATGTATTCACAACAATATTATATGCACACTACGGATTCTTCTATCCCACTCATCTCTTGCAGGTTTTTCATCCTtatctcctcttcgagAACAACTGCACCCCACAGTTAGCCCCATGACCAGTATGGCAGCATAAACAAAATGATTCACCTTGTTGAACAAAGCTAGCACCTTGGGTACATTCAACTGCACATACTCCAGATCCAACATTGCCTGATGATCCTTTTGTTTCTCCAACAAATCATCAATTTTCAAATCCATCTCCAATATCGGTTTATCGCGGCCCTTGAAATGGAGAGCGATGATGAATGTGCCAGGGGCGGGTGAGGTGATGTTGAAGTAAATGTTCGTacgtctttttttttcgaaaAGATATCATGAGCACTTTGGGCCAAAACTGGCAGGTATGAGAAACCTTACCTGTTCTCCGGCACGTTACTCTCCATAATAatcccctccttctcaaatTGGGCATGCGTAAACCTATAAGGTCCCAAAGCCTGATTCTTtacttgcttcttctcctttccattcACCGTCACGACCCCAACACCACTTgttcccttctccttacTACTTGTCAATCGTACGTTTTGCAAATAGGCCTTGTACTGCTCGAGTTGACTTCGGAGGTAATTGTTATGGTCGCAGATCGTCTTGTACACTGACTCTAAGGAGCGAGATTCAAGAACGACTTTCTCCTTTGTATTCCCAAGATGAACCATCTCCGCCGCTACCTCATCTTGCATCAACCCGTAGTCATTTGATTGTCCCACAACGCCCGCTCCATCCAGTTCTGACAATAAGGCTTGTACCTTGATTCCCCTTCTCACCAGTACCGGATCGTTGCTCGTCGCTGCCTTTTCCGCTAGCGCCGGCAAATTGATCGGGCGTTCATTGGCAATGGTAGGTATAGATCGCAAAAGTTGAACAAAGATGGCTTTGGCTTCCATATAATTGATGTCGTTTTGGGTGACGCTATCGGACAtgagggaggtggagaggtCTTGAATAGGCGTTTCCCAgcgggagaagagggggagTTCGATCGAGCgattttcttttctggGGACTTGGGCTGGTGCGGGACCGAGTTCATCGAGGAGGATACGGAGGTGATGCTTATCGTTTGGAGACTTGTGTAAAGTGAGCAAAAAGGCTCCATGAAGTATGAGCACTTACGAGCACGTCCATATGTTGCATCAGTAATGAGTGGGTATTGTACAATTCATTAAGGGTGATGTTGATCTGTAAATCCTTTTTCGACAGCGCCATGTATTGGTCAAGCTACGAATCCATCAATATCCCTTGCTTTGACTCACCATGGCAATTCAGACTCACCTCGAGTGATTCATAGAAATCTCCAACCTCGCATAACGCATTCAAGAACTTATTCATCCGAACTTTGTTATTCTCCACAAAGGGGTTGAGCGACATCATATACTGCTCTTTCGCATAGCTTGGTTTGTTCGCAAGGTTTTGTAACATTTTTGCAATCTGCCCTGAAAGTCAGCTCATAGCGCGCGTGCCATTTTCTGAGGGCTAAAAAATACCAAAGTGAGCGTTCTGCGAGGATACTTGGCAGGGACACCGTCCACGAGCATGTACGCTTGGGGGGTAACGATTGCCGGATTGATGAAtcgaaggaaaaagaaaccGCCGATTAGTGAACATATACTCGCATCCGATGCGTCCGGGTATTTCCTCTATTCAACCAAATCAGCAAaaccctctccatctcattCACAGCAAAATGGCTGACCCTTGTTAAACTCCTAATCTGCTTACAGATCCATCTGATCCCATACGGCACCGACTCCATACTGTCAATAATCGTCGCGAGGAACGAATTAGCGATTTCCATGAGCATAGTAATCCgggggatgatgatagcTTGGACGTCGGGGTTGACAGCAGCGACTTCAGGGGGGACACCgcgagggagagaaggtgggAGGGACCCGGTGTCCTCTTCGATTTGTTGGATCATCTGATCGTACACCTACGCCTCTCGATCAGCCAATGACCTCTAGAATGCATATACGAAATAGATAGATGGAAGCTTACCTTGAGAGGATTGATTTCCAGGTTGAGATCTTTGTGCTCAATTAAACTGTTGATTCGGTCCGCCAATACGCTTTTCAAGTAACTCTGACCAGGTCCTCTTCGTGTGTATGTAGTCATCATCCGAGAAACGGGAGTGTTTGCGCGGAGGAGGGAACCGAATTCGGAAGCTGTCTCAAACTGTGCTGAGAGAACACTCTATGAAAAAAATAAGCCTACGCAGTGGTTATTAATAAAAAAATGGCTTACTTGAAACATTGTTAATAGTAAATGCTCCTCTCTCTGCTCATACTGATTCCCGTACAGCGTAAACATCACCGTCTGTAACAACGTATCGATCTCCGACAGGCTTACAAGCCTGCATAGACTCGCTATATGCCGAGGTTCACTTTGCAGCAGAAAAAACAGGTTCGCATACTgccccatcttcttctcatctggCCAGAGTCCGCTCTCTTCGTCTACTTCTTCCAGTGTCTCCGCCACCTGTCTCTTTTCATCCGCTGCCATTCTATTTTGGATCAACAATGCTATCCTTGAATCAAGGTATCTCAcatctctttccaaaaCAAAGTTTTTCTTTGATTGCGATGATATCCTCGCTTTCAGTTCTCTAAGTCGTTTCTGGGCGCGAGCGAGATCGTCTTCAATATCGACATCTTGCTCAGCCGCGAGGGAGTACATGGCGTTGACCGAGTAACGGTTGGTCATTCGGTTGGTGAGACGGCGAGAGAGACGTGAGTGGATagagggtgatgaggaggaaagggatggCGTGGCAGAGGAGGACATGGTCATCATAGTGGTCGTCATTTTAGTGCTGATCTTGAATGGGCGTGATTTAATACACAGCGCagtgagaaggaaggagttggGCGGTCAGTTTGACGCAGTTTGTTGACGGGTCTAAATCAAGACAAGTCAGCTAATCTACATTATGGAAGAGAGCATATATTGGAAAACAGTTAGCATGAGACCCaccctcttcgtcctcacAAATGCAATGTTGATGTACAGGTAGCGATGAGAGATCTCCAAAGCCGAAGGTTGGGTAGACTGATCGTTCGTGGTATTCACTGATCAAGCTTGGTTAAGATTAGGATCTGTTGATAATACTGTAAACAGGTTTTGAAGCACCCCTTGCAGGGCGATCGATATGTGGCGCCGAGTTAAAACGCCAAGGACGAGAGTACAAAGGTAGCTGGGAACAATTCAGTGCCGGGATGTAAAGGACGTGTCGATCGTTGACTTATCGTAGACTTTTGAGTAGGGCTCTGAGGCATCTATAGAGCAGGTAGGTGGGGTGTAGGTGGTAtatgggatggaaagatgaaaaggaaaaacGGATAAAAACAGAGGTGATCGGTTGGCGAGGAGCGAGGCGTGTGCGAGAGGACCAAAGAACCGTCGTGACCCGGTCCacgcaaaaaaaaaacaaatCATCAACACAAGTTAACCTACATTTCGTAAAGGAGATCGGTAATTAGCACTTTCCTAATCCCTGAAGCCATCCTACTGGAACGCGCATTACAACTTTATTTCAGACCATTACAGCAGCAGTTTCTAATTACGTGAAAAGTTATTACAAAAGTGCTAATGACCAATTACATTTCATTCCAAAAGCCCCGCTCAGGGCGCCAAAGCCTAATTTGCCGTGGGCACGATTATTGAGTAACCTTTTAGAAATGTGTATAAATGCAACGCTTCACGATCAATGGCCGCACCGGAAAACTGCCTTCGTCTCGTTATGAGCCGATCCAACTGGCTGAACATGATAGCAAAGCGGTAGCTGAGAGTTCACGGCATGTCAATATGGAAGTGGTCTGTCTCTTCTACGAAAATATTGCTCGGTAAGTAGATGCATTTTAAAACCCCAGAGATAATATTCCAGTACAACGGAAGTAGCGCGATGAGTTGATTACTTCTTGCCCGACCTAACAAGGGCAAGTTAGCATGGAAAGGTAAAAGGGATATACCAGAAGGGATGCCTACTTCTTGAGACCAGCACCGCCCATAGGACCTTTCTGAGAAGCTACACAAAACCATCAGCAACATCCTGAGTTTGGATCTCgacagaagaaaaaaagcgTACCTTTGGCAGCAAGAGCCTTCAGCTCAGcagcctccttcttctgcttttcCTTAAAAGCGAggtcatcctcatcactgCGTGGGAGGCACAGAGTTAGTATCTCTTCCCAATGCGCCATGGTGGCAATTAGCGTACATGTCCTTAGCGACCTTCTTGGGAGCCTTGAGAGGCTTAGCTGTGAGTAAAAGGTAGGTGAGTCAGTAACCGACGATCATATTGACCCCTCAAAGGCTTCCACTGGCGTCTTTCAAATGGACTTTCCAAGAGCCAAATATCCTTTGCTTCGCACACCACTCATCGAAACGGAACCAACCTTTGCCACCTATAATACGAAAATTAGTTGTAGCTCCTTCACCATGGGCTGAATGAGGTAATGCTTACCTTGACGACCACCCATTGTAATTTAGTTTAGATTAGATGATTGGTTTGTTTATCAAAAATCAAGATTGAGTTGACGATTCGTCCGCGGGCTCAACGCGAAAACTGGAGGAACAAAATTCTCACGATCGTTTCGCCTCTTCCCAGCAACAAAGTTTCTCTCACGGTTGCCTCACCTTAGGGACCCTTAAATTAGTAGGAGACATCGGGACATTCCTTTTCCTGTTCCATGACCTTATATGGTCCTTTTTTCAGGAAGTTTCCAGGGATTCGCTTTGGATAATTTCCGTCCGTCATATTCTCGTACCTGGTCGCATGAAAAGGCTGATGAAGGAACGATAAATATGAAAAATGTCGGAAAAGAACAGGGGACTGAACTTTCATTTATTTGTCCAATTGTTATTTTGAAGTGAAGTGACCCGGGACTAATAACAAATGATCGGGATTGGCGAAGGTCGGTCGTTACGACGAAAGACAAACGAAAGAGGTGTAAACATGAATCGATCTTCTCGTATCTTAAGGCTCGAATTATTGTATTCGCTACCTTTATACCTAGAATCCAACGACTGTCTCCTGAGGGCTATCTTCGCATAACCTATCTTCTATCTACCCCCGCTACGCTACCGCTTGGTGTTAAAATACGCTCAGATTCAATTCGAATTCTGTGGGACTACACACAAACGTCGCCTCCCCTTATCGACTCACTTCGTCCGGTCTTCAATAGCTCTCCTTGTACCCATCTTTCGCCAAACACACTCCACGTCACACCCTATTTAACAATGCAATCCTCTCCGGAGGTCGAAGCTACTCTCGCTCGTCTGTCCACCTACCGCAACGTCCGCGGCGTCATGGTTCTTACACGCTCTCGCCATACTGCAGACACGTCAAATACGTCAGATACAGCCATCCTCCAAACGACAGGTATTATTTTTGAGGGTGATGGTGGGAAGAGGTATGCGAGTGTAGTGGAGAGTATTGTGGGAGGAGTGACAAAGGCTTTGAAGGAGTGCGATTTGAGTGTAAGTTGACAGTCTGCTGGCAAACCCCACCAACTTGATGAAAAGGGTCGAAGGTCACGCCAGATATTAATATAAGATGTAGGACGAGCCAAAGTTTATGAGAATACGGACGAAGAAACATGAATTAATTATTACACCAGGTAAGACCCTTTCAATTATCATGTTCTCATTTCTATCTAGGTATACTAATCAAATTTTAAATTTTAGACGATAAGTACGTGCTTGTTGTGCTACAGGATCCCGGACAATAAAAAGAAGTATGCCAAAACAGCATTTGGAAACAATCACCATCGAAAGGAGGTTGCACCATTTCATGTCTATGTACAACCAGTTCCCATCTACCATGTATTTGACGACGTCATGCATACCTATTTTACCGACTTATGGACTTAGGAAAATTTGGCCGAAATTGGGGGAAAGGGGCAGCAGATAGTATGTTCCCTAAGTTCTGACCAATTAGCAATTTGATGAGACCGCAGCTAACCTCGAATACATGATACAGAACTCTGAATTATTCTCTACTTCGACAATTTTCGATCATTGGCCTTGGACAATCCTAGCTACCCGTAAGGCCATCTGGCTTCGAGATCTATTGGAGAAAATTGGTCTACTTCAAGTCGACCCAACCACTCTATTTGTTGACAATTAGTTGGCGATTTGCCTCTATCAAAATTAGATGAGCTTGAAGTCGCCAAGCTGAAAGGCGAGATTTTGGAAATGGTTGATTCTCTAAAGAGGGAGTTAGATCGTGACCTCCTCTTTGATGCCAGGGATCTTCCTGATGGCTCAATGCAATGCATCAAGATTCAGGACAAGCCGCATCAGAACTCGATCAGCAATTACAGATTCCTGCCAGATGAGAGAAATCCGTTTGGAAAGGAACGTACTATCGCAATGGAGTAGATTGCAGCGAGAGTTGAACTGATGTAATTCAGTCAGTGATGAAACGATATGCAGAGGAAGTGCACGACAAGCTGGCAGTTTGTGACTTGCCTTATCTCTCAAGGGTCGTCGGTTCGGCTCAGCAACAGTTGTCAGGGTGGGCACTCAGTTCCTCATATGACTTGACGCAGCCACTAATGTCAGATTAGCGGTGACACCTCTTTCTTTACCCCTGTGGCTCAAAACAGCACAATCGACAAGTATGTGTCGATAGCGAGTCGTCttgtctttctcttttgccGACAAATTACATCCCATTCTTATGACGAATTTCCCCTTGATGcctcggaagaagaaaagactTGGTGTCTTCAGCTTCGTCATCTGTGTTCTTCGCAACGGAATTCATTCGAGCATATCTACGCGCATGCTAGGCCGATTATTCATCGCTTTTGGTGGTCCCTGCTTAACCGCAATCCCGCCACTCACAAGATATTCGACATCCCGCTGTATCGCTTCTttgttctcttctccctttctcgCGATGGCTCCTTCAAGGATCCTCAGCACCTTACTTCTCCGCTGGCCGGATTACAGTGGTGGTGTAAGTTGGTGGTTTTTGAGGAGACAGTAGGCCGACTCAGTTTGCCAGAACACTCGGGGCGAGAACAGCACTCGTGAGTAAACCCTGGTCTGCTTAATGAGGGCTTGTGCTGACTTGAATAAAACAGAGTCATCGACGAAACTGTCCACTGCCTGAGAGCCAGTCATTTCCCTTTTGCGAACCTTGTCTCATCACGAGGCATTCTCACTTCAGCAGTCAAGAACAGCTCACCCTTGCCAACCGTTTACTGGGCAAACAGAGCTCAGACAAGGCTCTTCATCCGTGGAGCTGAGCTTGAAGTCGCCAAGTTGAAGAGCGGTATTTTTGAAATGGTTGATTCTCTTCGGAAGGAGTTAGATCATGACCTCCTGTTTGATACCAGGGATATTCCCGATGGCTCAACGCCGGGCATCAAGATTCAGGACAAGCCACATGAGAACACGGTCAGCAATTACAACTTCCTGTCAGATGAGAGAAATCCATTTCGAAAGTATCGTACCATCGCAGTGGAGCGGATTGCAGTGAGCGTTGAACTCCAAGGTGCGCATTTGATTCCCTTTTCATGTGCTGTCTGCCTCAATGCTAAAACTGAACATAAAGCGCTTCTTGGTATCGCTATGTCAGCTCATTTGGAACATCCCTGCGCGACGTGCCTACCTTGAGGCATCTTCCAGTTTCTTGGCCCGACTGATCTCCCTGATCCATCTGACTTACGGCGGCCCTGCAAGGGCAAAAGAACTCATCACTGTCGGAGTTCACTAGTCTAGTTCCTTAATTAGATAGATGACTACGTGGTCTATTTTCGGTCAGACTCTATACCATTATAATATTCCTTTTTGTaactttctggtctttctcatcactatctAGTACACTGTTCTAcgagactgtttgtacgaaggtgctAAGTAAAGACCAGGTATGTATCACTATCTAGTACACTGTTCTAcgagactgtttgtacgaaggtgctAAGTAAAGACCAGTTCGACAATCACAACGaagctcatcaacaacattGCCGGCGTCCGTAATGTCTATTACATCAACGGACAAGCGGTCCTTATCCTTCGTTACAATAAAGTGAACCACCCGGTGGATAGTGAACGTACGATCGCGAGATTCTTGCCCCAGCCAATGTCAGTGTAGAGAATGAGGgtaggaggaagggggggaagaagacgagaggaagagaaagacgacCGTGCGCAGAGGCGTtagggaaagaggaggtgCGAGCACAGGATGTAGAGAAAGTGTGAGAAAGCTTAATCAGCTCGTAGAGCTAGAAAGATATAAAAGGCGTAGCCTTTCGAGTAGAATAATGCATCGCCCACTGCAAGCAGCTTAGTCTTCCCCATGAGGATTACAAAAACGATCTTGGGCTAAAAGTTTGGAGACATTTATGCTTGGGCACAGGTAGTATTTGATAGTCTGAATCTCAGGAGCATTTTTATACCAAATTATGCGCTGGGTCTGGCTTGTGGAATGAGATACAGACGTGCATCATACACATATGTCGAGCGgaatgaaaaaaagatgaaCAAGTTACGTAACAGTGGTAAAGGCGTGATGTAAAGGAGCACAATATGTACTTGTCGCCGCTGTGGTCTTTCCATAC contains:
- a CDS encoding hypothetical protein (HMMPfam hit to PH, PH domain, score: 50.4, E(): 4.8e-12), whose translation is MSVDFSHPDIAAARASISNPSDPAAWLLLQYASPPSTTQLPQLLLLDSGPLPVLPAWQHHLQNTHQSILFGYAEIAEKGLVLVYLTPDVGGVKRARAIVHSRAFASLFPDYSAIITISHPSELTEQLITDQLALNLPSATSLPACVPVASTRDLPSLPFSTSNQLSLQTTQLQTSQLPPLPPLPPSPIPPSPVSKDETGISRVSNANEMNEDKQIENGMDLEEGGEQEREDGLEDSHGSRFENGNGNGNVSTNTNTSSRKPVPALSLSPSPPRPPRHSQPRTPPKPQPILLPTSAHAPATSLDLAPAPATPTQGTGGTETRKSSTPLSLTSRLKNTFHRSSLKDKDFPTVLSSPTATPSSPSVPSSTNDAKPDGLGSPTFNPNATSMPHSPSAPSAGKFKASSLSKVFGKRKSSGTSTSTPSGAGTWAGRGEGPKLTEEPEGQRIDEFGRPPQAEEGLQVFSQSTGIDPPAAPASMPIGSPSLATAPTPPPKSPLPRPSDPSDPSDPSDPSGPTDELNSSPTCLEPGPGLATPLPPRGSSLRPQHSPSPLSSPGAQEGQSIRAGNTAFPLAGVPLLGPEAPLPHLPPSSPSSHSHHGLDSNLERVGTPYYTPSLMHPSPSFQPQEEGTQHQPHTYPSRLHPHTQIPSHSHPSATATTLQPPLSRSTSLSPSVPLPATLATTTLDPVYTADTQGAYANAEEDREEIEAEEGKQRDRDRERDKERESVLLAYDRPEIEGESDPRQVGNTTEIMEGMEKGFFPRQGEQVSDASAPSPVSLRAPAPASVGEYDSPSHPSALQPPSPLHPAAPIHATAPHLAEGQAEEMEKETPVETEEAKAEVEGDEQTEKEEEQRQRLEREREREVLEAQQIAQWQAAETARWEAEESARLEQEEAARLAAEEQARRDAEEAERFRLEEEERMRAEEEVRRQKEAEEEARRQVEEEQRRQREKEEEEKRQVEEEERRKREEERRKEEEERRKREEEEERERKRMEEAEERKRTVRDGLEKGKREGGVMLKGWVTVQTCKSLTWRRRYFQLFPREMQLFKNENDTKPIQTIPLSKSTGISETYEESQVKDSFMITSGDEGEGGEAFFLFTDSAEDKEFILDGMRLCIG
- a CDS encoding hypothetical protein (HMMPfam hit to RasGAP, GTPase-activator protein for Ras-like GTPase, score: 236.1, E(): 6.1e-68; HMMPfam hit to RasGAP_C, RasGAP C-terminus, score: 38.6, E(): 1.8e-08); this encodes MTTTMMTMSSSATPSLSSSSPSIHSRLSRRLTNRMTNRYSVNAMYSLAAEQDVDIEDDLARAQKRLRELKARISSQSKKNFVLERDVRYLDSRIALLIQNRMAADEKRQVAETLEEVDEESGLWPDEKKMGQYANLFFLLQSEPRHIASLCRLVSLSEIDTLLQTVMFTLYGNQYEQREEHLLLTMFQSVLSAQFETASEFGSLLRANTPVSRMMTTYTRRGPGQSYLKSVLADRINSLIEHKDLNLEINPLKVYDQMIQQIEEDTGSLPPSLPRGVPPEVAAVNPDVQAIIIPRITMLMEIANSFLATIIDSMESVPYGIRWICKQIRSLTRRKYPDASDASICSLIGGFFFLRFINPAIVTPQAYMLVDGVPAKYPRRTLTLIAKMLQNLANKPSYAKEQYMMSLNPFVENNKVRMNKFLNALCEVGDFYESLELDQYMALSKKDLQINITLNELYNTHSLLMQHMDVLSPNDKHHLRILLDELGPAPAQVPRKENRSIELPLFSRWETPIQDLSTSLMSDSVTQNDINYMEAKAIFVQLLRSIPTIANERPINLPALAEKAATSNDPVLVRRGIKVQALLSELDGAGVVGQSNDYGLMQDEVAAEMVHLGNTKEKVVLESRSLESVYKTICDHNNYLRSQLEQYKAYLQNVRLTSSKEKGTSGVGVVTVNGKEKKQVKNQALGPYRFTHAQFEKEGIIMESNVPENRRTNIYFNITSPAPGTFIIALHFKGRDKPILEMDLKIDDLLEKQKDHQAMLDLEYVQLNVPKVLALFNKLFSKRR